CCTTTGCCGATTGTGTAGAAATTGCACACAAGGAGGGCATACGATCGATCATCCAACCAGGCGGTTCTGTACGCGATAAAGATTCTATCGAGTACTGCGATGCAAATGGATTGGCAATGGTATTTACGGGGGTACGCCATTTTAAACATTAATTTGTACAAAATAAAGAGAGTATAATATGGGATTGTTTTCATTCCTAACACCTGAAATCGCTATAGATCTTGGTACCGCAAATACCATTATCTACTATAACGATAAGATTGTGGTGGACGAGCCTTCGATTGTTGCCATCGACCAAAATACAGGTCGCTTGGTGGGTATCGGCGAATCAGCTCGTCAGATGCATGGTAAGACCCACGAGAACATCAAGACAATTCGTCCTCTTCGCGATGGCGTAATTGCAGACTTTAAGGCTGCCGAAATGATGATTCGTGGAATGATCAAGATGATAAACCATCGTAGCCGATTATTCCCAAACAACCTTCGCATCGTAGTTTGTATTCCTTCAGGATCTACCGAAGTTGAGGTTCGTGCAGTGCGCGACTCTGCTGAGCATGCTGGGGGGCGTGATGTTTACATGATTTACGAGCCAATGGCTGCCGCTATCGGTATTGGGCTCGATGTTGAAGCACCAAACGGCTGCATGGTTGTTGACATAGGAGGTGGTACTACTGAGATCGCTGTTATTGCGCTAGGTGGTATTGTTTGCAACAAGAGTATTCGTGTTGCAGGTGATGGTTTTACCTCCGATATTCAAGCGTACATGCGCTACCAGCATAACATTAAGGTGGGCGAGCGTACAGCAGAAGATATCAAGATTGCTGTTGGATCGGCTCTTCCTGAACTCGAGAATGCTCCCGAAGATTTTATCGTTCGTGGACCAAATATCATGACGGCTCT
This window of the uncultured Acetobacteroides sp. genome carries:
- a CDS encoding rod shape-determining protein, with product MGLFSFLTPEIAIDLGTANTIIYYNDKIVVDEPSIVAIDQNTGRLVGIGESARQMHGKTHENIKTIRPLRDGVIADFKAAEMMIRGMIKMINHRSRLFPNNLRIVVCIPSGSTEVEVRAVRDSAEHAGGRDVYMIYEPMAAAIGIGLDVEAPNGCMVVDIGGGTTEIAVIALGGIVCNKSIRVAGDGFTSDIQAYMRYQHNIKVGERTAEDIKIAVGSALPELENAPEDFIVRGPNIMTALPIEVPVSYQEIAHCLDKSIMKIETAVLEVLEKTPPELYADIVNRGIYLAGGGALLKGLDKRLTDKINIPFHVAEDPLHAVARGTSVALKNVTRFSFLMR